AGCGGTTTCCAGTTGATGCCTGCCGTTACTGCATAATAGCTGGAAGGCGCGCCGGTCGACAGGAAATTGCCTGCTGCCGCGAAGCTGTTGCCGCTGCCGTCGGTTGCCGCCCCAACCCGTCCCGGAGAAAAGACCCGAAACCCGTTCTGATCGCGGAACCATTCGCCGCGCACGCCCGCCGTCAAGGTATCGCTGATGTCATAGTACAAATGGGTGTTGATGCCGTACCATTCCGCATCTTCCACTCCGTTCGCGGTCAAGACGCCGTTGGCGTATCCGTGATCGTGCTGCAGCACCCAGTGGGTCTTGTCGCCGACGTCCTGCTTCAACACCACGCTGTACATGCCCCAGCCCTTGCTGCTTTGTTCCGACGTCCCGCCGTAGGTACCGGTCACGTTCAGAGAGGTTCCCGAATCGGCATTGGTCCAGGTCGCGCCGGCAATGCCCGCCCAGTTGCCCAAATGTTTGTCCCAGCCGCCGTCCCAGCCGCCGGTCGCGCTGCCGGTCACCGCGCCGCCGACCACGGACCAATGATCATCGATCGTATAGCTGCCGAGAATACCGGTATGGGTAAACGGCTCGCCGTACTGCATCGTGTAGGCGTGCGTGTAGAAAAAGTTATCCGGCGCCGGCACCGTTTCATAACCGATCGGGGTGTAGAAATGGCCAGCCTTGATATTCAGACCGTTGCCGATCGGCAGATAGGCTTCCAGATAGGCCTGTGGAAATGCCAAATCGTAGAAACGGTTGTCGTTGCTGTTGAGTAAATTCAAATCCCAATGGTTTCTGTTCAAAGGCAGCCCGGAATTTACGTCGAATGCCGGCACGCCGTAGGCCTGGGTAAAAAGCGCGTCGGTGCCGAACATCACGTCGAAACGAAAACCCAAATCAAAACTGTCACCTTCCGTCGCGACTGCGCGCTGGAGGAATAAATTCAACTGATTCAATTGAAATTCCCCCGAGCGGTCGCCGAACGTCACCGGCCCGTTGAAATTGTTTTCCGGACTGATCGAGTTATAAGTAATGCCGGCATTCGCCCAACCGCCTACCGTAAGCCCGTACTTTTTCATAAAGGAACTGCCGTTCGGATCGCCTGCCGCTTCCAGGAGCCGTTCCGCCTCGGTCAATGTAGCGGCGTTGATCGCGCCCGCGGCCGAGTAAAGTACCAGTCCTAACGCCAAAGATTTAAAACTGGCGCGATCATTGCTTTGATATTTTTTCATGGTGATAGCCCTGCATTAGATTATCTTGGTCTGTCAATGAACATTACGGCTAAACCATCCGATTGCCCAACATTGGGACCAATCATTAGCGCGTGATGTACCTGAAAATGTACAAGCAATATTAATGCCAGTTGCTTTACGGCAATATTTTTTGCCAAAATACAACATAAATTCATGCTAATTGGTATGTATGAACCAGACCCACCCCTGAATAGGGAAAAACATTGCGCACCATGATTGTGCATTTTTCTTTTATTCGCACCATAACTAGGCTTTTTTTAAGGAAATCCATTACCTCGCCCACTTACCGTTCTAAATTTTTTCAAGCGAAATAAGTTCAATTTTTTTTGTAGCTCATTCGACAAAAAAAATGTTATCGTAGTCCAGTTTGGCTAAACCATTTGACACAAACCGATCTCAGGAGACTAAATAGATGTCTGTAGAAAATGTATTAAAAATGATTAAGGATAACGACGTAAAATTCGTCGATTTCCGTTTTTGCGATACCCGCGGCAAGGAACAACACGTCACTTTCCCAGCTCACACCATCAGCGAAGACACCTTCGAAGAAGGCAACATGTTCGACGGCTCGTCGATCGCCGGCTGGAAGCACATCAACGAATCGGACATGATTTTGATGCCGGATCCGACCACTGCGGTCATGGACCCGTTCTATGACGACGCCACGCTGATCCTGCGCTGCGACATCATCGAACCGAAAAACATGCAAGGCTATGAGCGCGATCCGCGTTCGATCGCGAAACGCGCGGAAGCCTATCTGCAGTCCACCGGCATTGCGGATACCGCCTTGTTCGGTCCGGAAAACGAATTCTTCATTTTCGACGATGTACGCTGGGGCGCGGACATGAGTGGCGCTTTCTTCAAGATCGATTCCGAAGAAGCGGGCTGGAACTCCGAAAAAGTGTATCCCGACGGCAACATCGGCCATCGCCCAAGTGTAAAAGGTGGCTACTTCCCGGTTCCGCCGGTCGACTCCCTGCAGGACATGCGTTCCGCGATGTGCCAGGTTCTGGGTGAAATGGGCATGAGAACCGAAGTGCACCATCACGAAGTGGCAACCGCAGGCCAATGCGAAATCGGCGTAAGATTCAACACGCTGGTTAAAAAAGCCGATGAAGTGCTGGCATTGAAATACGTGGTTTCGAACATTGCTCACGCTTACGGCAAAACCGCCACCTTCATGCCGAAACCGATGGTCGGCGACAACGGCAGCGGCATGCACGTGCACCAATCGCTCGGCAAAGGCGGCGTGAACCTGTTCACTGGCGACCAATACGGCGGCCTGTCCGAACTGGCGCTGTACTATATCGGCGGCATCATCAAGCATGCCAAGGCGTTGAACGCTTTCACCAACGCTTCCACCAACAGCTACAAGCGTCTGGTTCCGGGCTTCGAAGCGCCGGTCATGTTAGCTTACTCCGCACGCAACCGCTCTGCGTCGATCCGCATTCCGTTCATTACCAACCCGAAGGCCCGCCGCATCGAAGTGCGTTTCCCGGATTCGACCGCGAACCCCTACTTGGCATTCTCGGCGATGCTGATGGCCGGCCTCGACGGCATTCAAAACAAGATCCATCCGGGCGACGCGATGGACAAGGACCTGTACGACCTGCCGGCAGAAGAAGCGAAAAGCATTCCGCAAGTCTGCCATGCATTCGACCAGGCGCTGGAAGCACTCGATCAAGACCGCGAGTTCCTGACCCGCGGCGGCGTCTTCACCGACGACGTAATCGACGGCTACATCGATCTGAAGATGGCCGAGGTCACCCGTCTGCGCATGAGCACCCACCCTGTCGAATACGACATGTACTACAGCTTGTAAAATCTTTTAACTCGCTTCCTTGCTCCACAAAAACGCCCCATCTTGGGGCGTTTTTTTTCGCCCTGCCCTATAATAATTCCCTTCGAACGCTCGGCCTCGTCCAAACCCGCATTTTTTCGCACTTTTTTGTGCATTGGTCTGTAAATTGCTAACAATAACGCTCATAGACTATGAGTTAGATTTCAAAGGCAGTCATGCATAAAAGGATACTGGATCACCTGAATTCCGCAATTCTACTGTTCGACCGGGACTTGAACCTGGCCTATATCAATACCTCCGGTGAAGTGTTGCTGGCGGACAGCGCCAATCAATTGCTCGGCATGAATGCTTCCGAATTGTTCAAAACCTCCGAACCGGCACTGCTCGCCAATTTGAAACTGTCGCTGGCAATGGCCGAGCCCCTGCTCGACCGTGCGCTTACGCTGAACCGGATCGGCCAGAGCATCACGATCACTTTCAGCGCCACCCCTCTGACAAATGAAAAAGGCCAGCCCGAAGTCCTGGTCGAATTGCTGCAGGTCGACAATCACCTGCGCATATCGAAAGAAGAACAGCTGTTGTCGCAGCAAAATACCGCAAGGCTGCTGGTGAGAGGACTCGCGCACGAAATCAAGAACCCGCTGGGCGGCCTGCGCGGGGCGGCGCAACTGCTGGACCTGGAACTGGTCGATCCCGACTTGAAAGAGTATACCGGCATTATCATCGCCGAATCGGACCGGCTGCAAGGGTTGATGGACAAGATGCTGGGCCCGAACAAACTGCCGAACAAAAAGCCGTTGAATATCCATGAGGTACTGGAAAGGGTCAGGCAACTGGTCGAAGCCGAGGCCAACGGCAATATTTCGATCCTGTGCGACTACGATCCGAGCATTCCCGACTTGAAGGCGGACAAGGACCAGCTGATTCAGGCCGTGTTAAACATTGTGCGCAACGCGGTCCAGGCCCTCGACGGCGCCGGCGTGATCCGGCTGAAGACGCGGATCAAGCGGAATGTCACGATTGGGCGCAAATGCCACAAATTGACGGTCAAAATCGACATTACCGACAACGGCCCCGGCATCGACGCGGGGATGATGAACCAGATTTTTTACCCGATGATAACCGGCCGCCCGGAAGGCACCGGCCTCGGGCTGTCGATCGCGCATTCCCTGATCAGCCAGCACAACGGCCTGATCGAATGCCAGAGCGAACCCGGCAATACCACTTTCACCATTCTGCTACCGATAGAGTCTGGCAATGACTAAACCTGAAACCGTCTGGATCGTAGACGACGATAAATCGATCCGCTGGGTCGTCGAGAAGGCTTTGCAAAAAGCCAAAATGCAGACGATGACTTTTGCGAACACGAAGGAACTCCTGAGCGCATTGCAGCACGATACCCCCGACGCGCTCCTGACCGACATCCGGATGCCCGGCATGGACGGCTTCGAGCTGCTGGACCGCGTGCAAAAAAATTATCCGGGACTGCCGGTAATCATCATGACCGCGCATTCGGATCTCGAAAGCGCGGTTTCGGCTTTCCACGGCGGCGCCTTCGAATACCTGCCCAAGCCGTTCGACATCAATGAAGTGGTCGAACTGGCACACCGCGCCTGCACGCACAGCCGTCGGCAGCAGGAGAGTCAGAAAGAAGCCTCCGCGCTCGAATCGCCGCCCGAAATCATCGGCGCCGCACCGGCCATGCAGGAAGTGTTCCGCGCGATCGGCCGGCTGGCCCGCTCCAACATCACCGTGCTGATCAACGGCGAGTCCGGCACCGGCAAGGAACTGGTCGCCAAAGCCCTGCACAAACACAGCCCGCGCTCGAAGAATCCGTTCATCGCGCTGAATATGGCCGCGATTCCGAAAGACCTGATGGAATCGGAACTGTTCGGCCATGAAAAAGGCGCTTTTACCGGCGCCCAGGCCCGCCGGGCGGGCCGCTTCGAACAAGCCAACGGCGGCACGCTGTTCCTCGACGAAATCGGCGACATGCCGGCCGAACTGCAAACGCGCCTGTTACGCGTGCTTGCCGACGGTGAGTTTTATCCGGTCGGCGCCCATCTGTCGATCAAGGTCGACGTGCGCATCATTGCCGCAACCCATCAAAATCTCGAAGCATTGGTCGAACAAGGCCGCTTCCGTGAAGACCTGTTCCATCGCCTGAACGTGATCCGGATCCACATCCCGCCGCTGCGCGACCGCAAACAGGATATTCCGCTCCTGCTCCGCCACTTTCTGGCCCAGGCCGCGCAGGAACTGAATACCGAAGTCAAAACCCTAAGGCCCGACGCGGAAAGTTATCTGAGCGACCTCGACTGGCCCGGCAACGTCCGCCAGCTCGAAAACTGCTGCCGTTGGCTGACCGTCATGGCTTCCGGCCGTGAAATCCATCTGCACGACCTGCCGCCGGAACTCCTGAACAAACCGCACGAACGCGAAACGGAGAGCGGAAACTGGGAAACGATGCTCAGAAGCTGGATCGACCGCCAACTGATGACCAAGGAACACGAAGTCGCCAAACAGACGATCCCCGCCGTCGAAACGATTTTGATCAAGGCCGCATTGAACCATACCCACGGCAAACGCCACGAAGCGGCCATCTTGCTGGGCTACGGCCGAAACACCCTGACCCGGAAAATCAAGGAACTCGGTATCGAGGAATGATTTTTCGGGTGTTCCTGTTTTTTGATATAAAAAAGATCTTTGCCGCTACGCCGCGGCTGCCTGCCTATAAACAATCCACCGACAAGCATGATCTGAGGATCGGCAGACGTTTTCAGAAACCAATAATCCCTGTTGACAGCCCTATCTGGCCCCAAGAGAAAAAGGTGGGGTGTAGCATTAGGAAATTTCGATGCAACCCTATTGGCTGATCTTTCCTGTCCTTTTGGACGAGTCCCAACAAGGATAATCCGTATAGCCGACTTTCGGATCGGGCAACCCGTAGCCGTAGAATGTTGCGGCATCATAAGGGTTTAACGCCACGTTCAGTTGCAGGCGGCGCACCAAATCGGGATTGGCGATGAAGTCCTTGCCGAACGAAACGGCATCCGCTTCGCCTGCAGCGATCGCCTGCTGAGCCGTATCGCGGTCGAATCCTTCATTCGCAATCAAAACGCCGCCGAAGCGTTTTTTCAATTCCGGGCTGATGCGGTTGGCCCCCAGCGACTCCCGGGTAAAAATAAAGGCGACGCCTCTCTGGCCGAGTTGTTCTGCGACGTAACCGAATGTCTGCAAAGGCTGCGAATCGCCCATCGAATGCGCATCGCCTCGGGGCGCAAGATGCACTCCGACCCGGCCTCTGCCCCAGACGGAAATCGCCGCATCGGTAACTTCCAGCAGCAGTCGGGCCCGATTTTCTATGGAGCCGCCATATTCGTCTTCGCGATGATTGGTGCTATCCTGCAGGAACTGGTCGAGCAGATAACCGTTGGCACCATGGATTTCCACCCCGTCGAACCCGGCCCGTTCGGCATTTTCCGCACCTTTCCGGTAGGCCTCGACGATGCCGGGAATTTCAGCCGTCTCCAGCGACCTTGGCGTCACGAACTCGCGCTGGGGCCGCAACAGACTCACATGACCCGCAGGCGCAATCGCGCTCGGCGCCACCGGCAATTCTCCGTTCAGGTAATCCGGATGCGAGACCCTGCCAACGTGCCATAACTGTAAGAAAATCCGCCCACCCGCAGCGTGCACTGCGCGAATGACTTGTTTCCACCCCTCGACCTGATCTTCTGACCAGATGCCCGGCGTATCCGGATAGCCGACACCTTGCGGGGAAATACAGGTCGCTTCGCTTAAAATCAATCCGGCACTGGCTCTCTGCGTATAGTACTCCGCCATCAGCGCATTGGGCACTCTACCCGCGCCGGCACGGCAGCGGGTCAACGGCGCCATCACGATACGGTTGGGCAATTCGAGGTCGCCGATCTTGAGCGAATCAAACAGGGTATTCACTTTATGCTCCTTTCTTGTCTTGAATAACGGCTCGAAATTTTACCGTCAGTAACTCGACGGCTCCGGCAATGCCATCGCGGGCTTGCATCGGTTCGCCGATACGTTGGGCACGGTTGCCATATCCAGGGGCCGAGACGATGTTCGCAATGGCTTGCGCCAACGTATTGGCGTCAACCCTTTTCACCGGTGGCGGTTTGCCCGCCGGCCCTCATTCTCTGAAGCTGGGTCGTCCGGAATAATTGCTCTTTCACTCAAAATGGACAAGGTTTTGTAGGATTGCTGCGAAATGCTAAGGGTACCTAAATCGCAGGCAATAAAAAAGGGCTATCCTCATTCGGATAGCCCTTCGAAGATGGCGTCCCCAAGGGGGTTCGAACCCCTGTTACCGCCGTGAAAGGGCAGTGTCCTAGGCCGCTAGACGATGGGGACAACAAATTAAGTTTCAATCCGACTGATTTGGTGGAGCCAAGCGGGATCGAACCGCTGACCTCTTGCATGCCATGCAAGCGCTCTCCCAGCTGAGCTATGGCCCCATCAGTTAAGAAAGACTATTGTACAGTAATTACGGTTTCTGTCCAACTTTAATTTAAACTTTTTATCATCTCGATCGCTTTTCGTATTCTGGACAAAGTCTTACCCTTGCCGAGCAGCGCCAGGGTCACGTCAATCGCCGGCGAAACGGCCGTACCGGTCACCGCCACGCGGAGCGGCTGCGCCACCTTGCCCATGCCCAATGCTTTCGCTTCAGCCAGATCGACGATTACCTGATGCAGCGCTTCTTTCTGCCAGTCATCGGTTTCGGCGAACCGGTCGTGCAACGCGGCCAGTACCTCCCCGGCTTCGGCATTGAAATTCTTTTTAACCGCTTTTTCATCGTACTCATCAAAATCGCGATAGAAAAAAGCGCTCGCCCGCGCCATCTCGACCAGAGTCTGGCTGCGCTCCCTTTGCGCCTTCACCACTTCGACCAACGCCGGCCCCTCCGAAGGATCGATGCCCAGCTGGCCGATGTGCCAGCTCAAATGACGCGCGACATGCGCCGGATCGCTGTTCATAATATATTGGTGATTCAGCCACAGCAGCTTTTTGGTATTGAAAGTCGAGGCGGAAACATTCACGTTTTCCAGTTCGAAATATTCGACCATCTCGTCGACCGAAAAAACCTCCTGATCGCCGTGCGACCAGCCGAGGCGCACCAAATAATTCAGCAGGGCTTCCGGCAAATAACCGTCGTCGCGGAATTGCATCACGCTGACCGCGCCATGCCGCTTCGACAGCCGCGCGCCGTCCGGACCGAGAATCATCGGCAAATGCGCGTATAACGGCAGAGGAGCTCCCAACGCTTTCAGAATGTTCATCTGCCGGGGCGTATTGTTAATATGATCGTCGCCGCGGATCACATGCGTCACTTTCATATCCATGTCGTCGACCACGACAGTCAGATTATAAGTGGGCGAACCGTCCGTCCGTGCAATCACCAGATCATCCAGTTCCTTATTGGCAACCACAATCTCGCCTTTGACCCGATCGTTGATCGTCACGGCGCCGTCCTGCGGATTTTTGAAACGGACCACATAATCGCGTCCGTCGTCGCCTTTATAGCCTTTATCCCGGCACTTGCCGTTGTAACGGGGTTTTTCTTTATGAGCCATTTGCTCGTTACGCACCGCTTCCAGCTCTTCCTTGCTGCAGCAGCAATAATAAGCATCGCCCTGAGCGAGTAATTGCTGAATAATTTCCTTGTAACGATCGAAATGATGCGTTTGGTAGAACGGTCCTTTGTCGTATTCAAGGCCGAGCCAAGTCATGCCTTCGAGAATCGCATTGACCGATTCCTGCGTGGAACGTTCGAGGTCCGTATCTTCGATGCGCAAGATAAAGTCGCCGCCATGCTTGCGGGCGTAAAGCCAGGAAAAAAGCGCGGTACGGGCACCGCCGATATGCAAGTACCCGGTGGGGCTCGGAGCAAAACGTGTAGTAATTGTCATTGAATTCCATTGTGAATTGAAGGGATTTAGCCCACTATTTTAGCCTTTATCGGGCATTAGCGACAATTCCCGGAAATGATCTCGGCAATCCTCAATTTAGCCTAGTACTCAGTCAATCTTGAAATGTCGGATCAGTAGTCCCCTATCGAGGAATTTCCCTGATGAGAGTGGCGATATGGCTAAGCAATACAGAGTGCGACTCACGGAGGAAGAGCGTACCGATTTAGAAGCTGTGGTTTACAAGGGAAAAGCTGCGGCGCATAAAAAGGTACAATTCAAAAACTAGGTCTTAATCCCTTCTTTATAAGGTCTGTTATTCAAATTTATAATTGGAGTACAACAATGAGCAACAATAATGTCTTAATCCCTTCTTTATAAGGTCTGTTATTCAAATGATCAGTTCCTCGAAGCGTGTCCGACCTATGTGGTCTTAATCCCTTCTTTATAAGGTCTGTTATTCAAATAGAGCAATCTTAGGAGGATAACATGAAGGTACACGTCTTAATCCCTTCTTTATAAGGTCTGTTATTCAAATGTCTTTAACGACGTGATGAAACAGGAGGAGCTCCGTCTTAATCCCTTCTTTATAAGGTCTGTTATTCAAATCCACTACCAGGTAGCAGGCTGCCAAGGGAACATGTCTTAATCCCTTCTTTATAAGGTCTGTTATTCAAATCCAAGGGAACATGTACTACCGGTACGTTAAGTACAGTCTTAATCCCTTCTTTATAAGGTCTGTTATTCAAATCCAAGGGAACATGTACTACCGGTACGTTAAGTACAGTCTTAATCCCTTCTTTATAAGGTCTGTTATTCAAATCCACTACCAGGTGGCTGGCTATCAGGGAAACCTGTCTTAATCCCTTCTTTATAAGGTCTGTTATTCAAATGAATAGCCCAAGGATGGGCTAGTCCGATGAACTTAGTCTTAATCCCTTCTTTATAAGGTCTGTTATTCAAATTGGCTATCAGGGAAACCTGTACTACCGGTTCGTGTCTTAATCCCTTCTTTATAAGGTCTGTTATTCAAATTCGTAAAGTACACGGACACCACCGTGTACTGCGAGTCTTAATCCCTTCTTTATAAGGTCTGTTATTCAAATTTTCAGGAGAAAGATCATGTTAGAAGTATTGTTTTACAGTCTTAATCCCTTCTTTATAAGGTCTGTTATTCAAATAATGAAATATGCTCATATTCTCTCCCGATTATACAAGTCTTAATCCCTTCTTTATAAGGTCTGTTATTCAAATGGCTATTCCGATGAACTAGTACTGGTAGCCAGTAGTCTTAATCCCTTCTTTATAAGGTCTGTTATTCAAATCGGGTACCAGGGCAACATGTATTACAGATTCGTAAGTCTTAATCCCTTCTTTATAAGGTCTGTTATTCAAATAGCAGAACGAGGAGAAGTACTACGATGAGTACTTGTCTTAATCCCTTCTTTATAAGGTCTGTTATTCAAATACTTGGAGGAGTTCTACTCCTCCATTGACTAGCTAGGTCTTAATCCCTTCTTTATAAGGTCTGTTATTCAAATCTTAAGCAAGCGGTAACTAAAGTAAAACAACTGTCTTAATCCCTTCTTTATAAGGTCTGTTATTCAAATTACAGCTCGGAGCAGTTGCTCCAGATGGTGTAGTCTTAATCCCTTCTTTATAAGGTCTGTTATTCAAATACCTTCAACATCGAGGGCAGCTCAAACGATTATAGGTCTTAATCCCTTCTTTATAAGGTCTGTTATTCAAATACTACTCCTCCATTGACTAGCCTAGCTAGCCTAGGTCTTAATCCCTTCTTTATAAGGTCTGTTATTCAAATCAATAATCAAAGAGGCCACTACCAAGTTGCCGGCCGTCTTAATCCCTTCTTTATAAGGTCTGTTATTCAAATGCCACCGAGGAGGAGGCTCTGGACTTCATTGAAAAGTCTTAATCCCTTCTTTATAAGGTCTGTTATTCAAATGGTATAAATGGGACATGCTGACTGGTTTGATAAAGGTCTTAATCCCTTCTTTATAAGGTCTGTTATTCAAATCGTGTACATCTGGCTGAATGGTGCACCTCACCGTAGTCTTAATCCCTTCTTTATAAGGTCTGTTATTCAAATTGTATAATGTCGGGCGACTTGTTCCTCACGACACGTGTCTTAATCCCTTCTTTATAAGGTCTGTTATTCAAATAGGAGGAGAATGTATTATTCGCAAATAAGGAGTTGTCTTAATCCCTTCTTTATAAGGTCTGTTATTCAAATGACCTTGTAGACACTAATATTCCCGCCGTTGTTGGTCTTAATCCCTTCTTTATAAGGTCTGTTATTCAAATAGTTTTGAACATGATTATCAATGCGATGGCTGATAGTCTTAATCCCTTCTTTATAAGGTCTGTTATTCAAATCATATCTGGCTGAACCATACACCTCACCGTATGAGTCTTAATCCCTTCTTTATAAGGTCTGTTATTCAAATAGGCTACCAGGGAAACATGTACGTTCGGCACGTCCGTCTTAATCCCTTCTTTATAAGGTCTGTTATTCAAATAGGAGGCCCTGGCGTATATTGATAAACATGAGGAGTCTTAATCCCTTCTTTATAAGGTCTGTTATTCAAATCAACATTCAAAGAGAACACTACCAAGTTACCGGGGTCTTAATCCCTTCTTTATAAGGTCTGTTATTCAAATCAACATTCAAAGAGAACACTACCAAGTTACCGGGGTCTTAATCCCTTCTTTATAAGGTCTGTTATTCAAATGGTCACCAGGGAAACATGTACTACAGATTCGTTCGTCTTAATCCCTTCTTTATAAGGTCTGTTATTCAAATGTAAAAAAATCGACCTACTCGACACCAATATTGTCTTAATCCCTTCTTTATAAGGTCTGTTATTCAAATGACATCAAGGCAACATGTCCTACAGACTTGTCCGGGTCTTAATCCCTTCTTTATAAGGTCTGTTATTCAAATTTTTAAACATGGTAGACAATGCATTGACTGATATGTCTTAATCCCTTCTTTATAAGGTCTGTTATTCAAAT
The genomic region above belongs to Methylomicrobium agile and contains:
- a CDS encoding porin; translated protein: MKKYQSNDRASFKSLALGLVLYSAAGAINAATLTEAERLLEAAGDPNGSSFMKKYGLTVGGWANAGITYNSISPENNFNGPVTFGDRSGEFQLNQLNLFLQRAVATEGDSFDLGFRFDVMFGTDALFTQAYGVPAFDVNSGLPLNRNHWDLNLLNSNDNRFYDLAFPQAYLEAYLPIGNGLNIKAGHFYTPIGYETVPAPDNFFYTHAYTMQYGEPFTHTGILGSYTIDDHWSVVGGAVTGSATGGWDGGWDKHLGNWAGIAGATWTNADSGTSLNVTGTYGGTSEQSSKGWGMYSVVLKQDVGDKTHWVLQHDHGYANGVLTANGVEDAEWYGINTHLYYDISDTLTAGVRGEWFRDQNGFRVFSPGRVGAATDGSGNSFAAAGNFLSTGAPSSYYAVTAGINWKPLKWLNLRPNVRYDWADGARPFGDTGATTGKLDQFLFSTDFTISF
- a CDS encoding alkene reductase, coding for MNTLFDSLKIGDLELPNRIVMAPLTRCRAGAGRVPNALMAEYYTQRASAGLILSEATCISPQGVGYPDTPGIWSEDQVEGWKQVIRAVHAAGGRIFLQLWHVGRVSHPDYLNGELPVAPSAIAPAGHVSLLRPQREFVTPRSLETAEIPGIVEAYRKGAENAERAGFDGVEIHGANGYLLDQFLQDSTNHREDEYGGSIENRARLLLEVTDAAISVWGRGRVGVHLAPRGDAHSMGDSQPLQTFGYVAEQLGQRGVAFIFTRESLGANRISPELKKRFGGVLIANEGFDRDTAQQAIAAGEADAVSFGKDFIANPDLVRRLQLNVALNPYDAATFYGYGLPDPKVGYTDYPCWDSSKRTGKISQ
- the glnL gene encoding nitrogen regulation protein NR(II), with translation MHKRILDHLNSAILLFDRDLNLAYINTSGEVLLADSANQLLGMNASELFKTSEPALLANLKLSLAMAEPLLDRALTLNRIGQSITITFSATPLTNEKGQPEVLVELLQVDNHLRISKEEQLLSQQNTARLLVRGLAHEIKNPLGGLRGAAQLLDLELVDPDLKEYTGIIIAESDRLQGLMDKMLGPNKLPNKKPLNIHEVLERVRQLVEAEANGNISILCDYDPSIPDLKADKDQLIQAVLNIVRNAVQALDGAGVIRLKTRIKRNVTIGRKCHKLTVKIDITDNGPGIDAGMMNQIFYPMITGRPEGTGLGLSIAHSLISQHNGLIECQSEPGNTTFTILLPIESGND
- the gltX gene encoding glutamate--tRNA ligase produces the protein MTITTRFAPSPTGYLHIGGARTALFSWLYARKHGGDFILRIEDTDLERSTQESVNAILEGMTWLGLEYDKGPFYQTHHFDRYKEIIQQLLAQGDAYYCCCSKEELEAVRNEQMAHKEKPRYNGKCRDKGYKGDDGRDYVVRFKNPQDGAVTINDRVKGEIVVANKELDDLVIARTDGSPTYNLTVVVDDMDMKVTHVIRGDDHINNTPRQMNILKALGAPLPLYAHLPMILGPDGARLSKRHGAVSVMQFRDDGYLPEALLNYLVRLGWSHGDQEVFSVDEMVEYFELENVNVSASTFNTKKLLWLNHQYIMNSDPAHVARHLSWHIGQLGIDPSEGPALVEVVKAQRERSQTLVEMARASAFFYRDFDEYDEKAVKKNFNAEAGEVLAALHDRFAETDDWQKEALHQVIVDLAEAKALGMGKVAQPLRVAVTGTAVSPAIDVTLALLGKGKTLSRIRKAIEMIKSLN
- the glnA gene encoding glutamate--ammonia ligase, whose protein sequence is MSVENVLKMIKDNDVKFVDFRFCDTRGKEQHVTFPAHTISEDTFEEGNMFDGSSIAGWKHINESDMILMPDPTTAVMDPFYDDATLILRCDIIEPKNMQGYERDPRSIAKRAEAYLQSTGIADTALFGPENEFFIFDDVRWGADMSGAFFKIDSEEAGWNSEKVYPDGNIGHRPSVKGGYFPVPPVDSLQDMRSAMCQVLGEMGMRTEVHHHEVATAGQCEIGVRFNTLVKKADEVLALKYVVSNIAHAYGKTATFMPKPMVGDNGSGMHVHQSLGKGGVNLFTGDQYGGLSELALYYIGGIIKHAKALNAFTNASTNSYKRLVPGFEAPVMLAYSARNRSASIRIPFITNPKARRIEVRFPDSTANPYLAFSAMLMAGLDGIQNKIHPGDAMDKDLYDLPAEEAKSIPQVCHAFDQALEALDQDREFLTRGGVFTDDVIDGYIDLKMAEVTRLRMSTHPVEYDMYYSL
- the ntrC gene encoding nitrogen regulation protein NR(I), which encodes MTKPETVWIVDDDKSIRWVVEKALQKAKMQTMTFANTKELLSALQHDTPDALLTDIRMPGMDGFELLDRVQKNYPGLPVIIMTAHSDLESAVSAFHGGAFEYLPKPFDINEVVELAHRACTHSRRQQESQKEASALESPPEIIGAAPAMQEVFRAIGRLARSNITVLINGESGTGKELVAKALHKHSPRSKNPFIALNMAAIPKDLMESELFGHEKGAFTGAQARRAGRFEQANGGTLFLDEIGDMPAELQTRLLRVLADGEFYPVGAHLSIKVDVRIIAATHQNLEALVEQGRFREDLFHRLNVIRIHIPPLRDRKQDIPLLLRHFLAQAAQELNTEVKTLRPDAESYLSDLDWPGNVRQLENCCRWLTVMASGREIHLHDLPPELLNKPHERETESGNWETMLRSWIDRQLMTKEHEVAKQTIPAVETILIKAALNHTHGKRHEAAILLGYGRNTLTRKIKELGIEE